A window of Micrococcus endophyticus contains these coding sequences:
- a CDS encoding ATP-binding protein codes for MGGRLDAAAARARHPRAWLSSAWRGQSLRTKLVVMITVLMLALVAVTAIATAALFRQEAVRQLDEDMAANRDTVSMYLANVAQTGEYYMPQLPILRYYGVVWDNDGDRVVQTPVVPGSDEPDLPSITPERALEIGSASFEVAGTQDESSRWRVQLYGLSSGDGTMAVALPLEGVRSSVERVTSLVVTIGLLGTAGTVIVANLAVQRAFRALNRVERTAAKIAAGDLTQRVESAAPDTEVGRLSRSLNAMLAHIESAFRDKEVSEDKMRRFVQDASHELRTPLVTIRGFSELYRHGGLREEEDVAAAMQRIESEATRMTRLVEDLLTLARLDEQRPLELAPVDLLILAMDSMMDASVNAPDRKVTLVGLDGGRAGSAPIVGDENRMRQVVVNLMANALRYTPAGTPIEIAVGTVDPLGGPGAAGDGEGRTSVIEIRDHGLGVSEEDAARIFERFYRADTSRHRETGGTGLGLAIVAAIVAQHGGSVRLLETEGGGATFSVHLPWAPFEDDDDLEDEDDAGAVAESEDAAEASHTGPLGLVAPSGAGASVVDAARRSRLLRAGVRFRRASAERRRRAGTPAQAPAEGAASPGEEEPGPAAPDRP; via the coding sequence GTGGGCGGGCGGCTCGACGCCGCGGCGGCCCGCGCCCGCCATCCGCGCGCCTGGCTGAGCTCCGCGTGGCGGGGCCAGTCCCTGCGCACCAAGCTGGTCGTGATGATCACGGTGCTCATGCTGGCCCTGGTCGCCGTGACCGCGATCGCCACCGCCGCCCTGTTCCGCCAGGAGGCGGTCCGCCAGCTGGACGAGGACATGGCCGCCAACCGGGACACGGTCTCGATGTACCTGGCCAACGTCGCCCAGACGGGCGAGTACTACATGCCGCAGCTGCCCATCCTGCGCTACTACGGCGTCGTCTGGGACAACGACGGCGACCGCGTCGTCCAGACGCCCGTGGTGCCGGGCTCGGACGAGCCCGACCTGCCCTCGATCACCCCGGAGCGGGCGCTCGAGATCGGCTCGGCCTCCTTCGAGGTGGCGGGCACGCAGGACGAGTCCAGCCGGTGGCGCGTGCAGCTGTACGGGCTGAGCAGCGGCGACGGCACCATGGCGGTGGCCCTGCCCCTGGAGGGCGTGCGCTCCTCCGTGGAGCGCGTGACCTCGCTCGTGGTCACCATCGGCCTGCTCGGGACGGCGGGCACCGTGATCGTGGCCAACCTGGCGGTCCAGCGCGCGTTCCGCGCCTTGAACCGCGTGGAGCGCACCGCCGCCAAGATCGCGGCGGGCGACTTGACCCAGCGCGTGGAGAGCGCCGCCCCGGACACCGAGGTCGGCCGGCTCTCCCGCTCGCTCAACGCGATGCTCGCGCACATCGAGTCCGCCTTCCGGGACAAGGAGGTCTCGGAGGACAAGATGCGGCGCTTCGTGCAGGACGCCTCCCACGAGCTGCGCACCCCGCTGGTGACGATCCGCGGCTTCTCCGAGCTCTACCGGCACGGCGGGCTGCGCGAGGAGGAGGACGTCGCTGCGGCCATGCAGCGCATCGAGTCCGAGGCCACCCGCATGACCCGCCTCGTGGAGGACCTGCTCACGCTGGCTCGCCTGGACGAGCAGCGCCCGCTCGAGCTGGCCCCCGTGGACCTGCTGATCCTGGCGATGGACTCCATGATGGACGCCTCCGTCAACGCCCCGGACCGCAAAGTCACGCTCGTGGGGCTCGACGGCGGCCGGGCCGGCTCTGCGCCGATCGTGGGCGACGAGAACCGGATGCGCCAGGTGGTGGTCAACCTCATGGCCAACGCGCTGCGCTACACCCCGGCGGGCACCCCGATCGAGATCGCCGTGGGCACCGTGGACCCCCTGGGCGGACCCGGGGCCGCGGGCGACGGCGAGGGCCGGACCTCCGTGATCGAGATCCGCGACCACGGGCTGGGCGTGTCCGAGGAGGACGCGGCCCGCATCTTCGAGCGGTTCTACCGGGCGGACACCTCCCGGCACCGCGAGACCGGCGGCACCGGCCTGGGCCTGGCGATCGTCGCGGCGATCGTGGCCCAGCACGGCGGCTCCGTGCGGCTGCTGGAGACCGAGGGCGGCGGCGCCACGTTCTCCGTGCACCTGCCGTGGGCCCCGTTCGAGGACGACGACGACCTCGAGGACGAGGACGACGCCGGCGCCGTGGCGGAGTCGGAGGACGCCGCCGAGGCGTCCCACACCGGCCCCCTCGGCCTGGTCGCGCCCTCGGGGGCGGGGGCCAGCGTCGTGGACGCGGCCCGGCGCAGCCGCCTGCTGCGCGCCGGCGTGCGGTTCCGGCGGGCCTCGGCCGAGCGCCGCCGTCGGGCCGGGACTCCTGCACAGGCCCCCGCCGAGGGCGCTGCATCCCCAGGCGAGGAGGAGCCCGGCCCCGCCGCACCCGACCGTCCCTAG
- a CDS encoding response regulator transcription factor, whose protein sequence is MQSQNPEARLLVVDDEPNIRELLSTSLRYAGFEVTAAANGREALDAAEEFQPDLAVLDVMLPDMDGFTVTRRLRAAGRHFPVVFLTARDGTEDKITGLTVGGDDYVTKPFSLDEVVARIRAVLRRTASLDDDAAVLRVGDLELDDDAHEVRRGGEVVELSPTEFKLLRYLMMNPNRVLSKAQILDHVWEYDFNGDASIVESYISYLRRKIDVGGREKMIHTKRGVGYMLRAADKR, encoded by the coding sequence ATGCAGTCTCAGAACCCCGAAGCACGCCTCCTCGTGGTGGACGACGAGCCCAACATCCGCGAGCTGCTCTCCACGTCCCTGCGCTACGCCGGTTTCGAGGTCACGGCCGCGGCCAACGGCCGGGAGGCCCTGGACGCCGCCGAGGAGTTCCAGCCGGACCTCGCCGTCCTGGACGTGATGCTCCCGGACATGGACGGGTTCACCGTCACCCGCCGCCTGCGCGCCGCGGGCCGCCACTTCCCCGTGGTGTTCCTGACGGCCCGGGACGGCACCGAGGACAAGATCACGGGCCTGACCGTGGGCGGGGACGACTACGTCACCAAGCCGTTCTCCCTGGACGAGGTGGTCGCCCGCATCCGCGCGGTGCTGCGCCGCACCGCCTCCCTGGACGACGACGCGGCGGTGCTGCGGGTGGGCGACCTCGAGCTCGACGACGACGCGCACGAGGTGCGCCGCGGCGGCGAGGTCGTGGAGCTCTCCCCCACGGAGTTCAAGCTCCTGCGCTACCTGATGATGAACCCCAACCGCGTGCTGTCCAAGGCCCAGATCCTGGACCACGTCTGGGAGTACGACTTCAACGGGGACGCCTCGATCGTGGAGTCCTACATCTCGTACCTGCGCCGCAAGATCGACGTGGGCGGTCGCGAGAAGATGATCCACACCAAGCGCGGCGTCGGCTACATGCTCCGCGCCGCGGACAAGCGCTGA
- a CDS encoding DUF4031 domain-containing protein, translating into MTVLIDPPAWPAHGTVFAHLVSDASLEELHAFARAAGLPERAFDRDHYDVPAHRCEELVARGAVPVSGRELVRRLVASGLRVPARGRAEKRDAVLARRWAALFEGTGARAEAVDAAGRDLRERWAQPHRHYHDRSHLLAVLEAVDLLERAGADPGPEPRAVRLAAWFHDAVYAGDPAAPAGQDEADSAALAARMLAAPALALPAAVVGEVRRLVLLTAGHDPAPQDAAGALLCDADLEVLGRSPEAYRRYVQAVRRDFAHVPDADWARGRAAVLESLLGAERLYRTAPGRAHWEAAARRNLEAELATLRP; encoded by the coding sequence ATGACCGTCCTGATCGACCCGCCGGCTTGGCCGGCCCACGGCACCGTGTTCGCCCACCTCGTCTCGGACGCCTCCCTCGAGGAGCTGCACGCGTTCGCGCGCGCGGCCGGGCTGCCCGAGCGCGCGTTCGACCGGGACCACTACGACGTCCCCGCCCACCGGTGCGAGGAGCTCGTGGCCCGGGGCGCCGTGCCCGTGAGCGGGCGCGAGCTGGTCCGCCGGCTCGTGGCCTCCGGCCTGCGGGTGCCCGCCCGCGGCCGCGCCGAGAAGCGGGACGCCGTCCTGGCCCGGCGCTGGGCCGCGCTCTTCGAGGGCACCGGGGCGCGGGCGGAGGCCGTGGACGCGGCCGGCCGAGACCTGCGGGAGCGCTGGGCGCAGCCGCACCGGCACTACCACGACCGCTCCCACCTGCTGGCCGTGCTCGAGGCCGTCGACCTGCTCGAGCGGGCCGGCGCGGACCCGGGCCCGGAGCCCCGGGCCGTCCGGTTGGCCGCGTGGTTCCACGACGCGGTCTACGCCGGCGACCCGGCCGCCCCCGCGGGCCAGGACGAGGCCGACTCCGCCGCGCTGGCCGCGCGGATGCTCGCCGCGCCCGCGCTGGCGTTGCCGGCCGCCGTCGTCGGCGAGGTGCGACGCCTGGTGCTGCTCACCGCCGGCCACGACCCCGCCCCGCAGGACGCCGCCGGCGCCCTGCTCTGCGACGCCGACCTCGAGGTGCTTGGCCGCTCCCCCGAGGCGTACCGGCGGTACGTGCAGGCCGTGCGCCGCGACTTCGCCCACGTGCCGGACGCGGACTGGGCGCGCGGGCGCGCCGCCGTGCTCGAGTCCCTGCTCGGGGCGGAGCGCCTGTACCGCACGGCCCCGGGCCGCGCCCACTGGGAGGCGGCGGCCCGCCGCAACCTCGAGGCGGAGCTGGCGACCCTTCGCCCCTGA
- a CDS encoding LytR C-terminal domain-containing protein, translating to MAYQPDRFDEVPEYTDQRGAHRASFAAPAGAAAAAGGARRFSPLLLVAGLVLLAGLFVGVVLPWLTGDRSEPVAAESSASSPAADPSTSSEPASPTEGAATTEPASPSEDAAAAEASRSQAAAQSAAEQSAAEAAAASSRAAEEAAAAEASRSAAAAAEASRSAEAAQAAEASRSAEAAQAAEASRSAAAAQAAEASRSAAAAAEASRSAAAAQAAEASRSAAAAAEASRSAEAAQAAEASRSAAAQAAAAARSTNVTVYNATRTTGLAASYAQRLRSAGFTSVSAQNWGGYGIQSSTVLYNGSGNQAAAEAVAAELGFPVLQTPNLQVNGVAVVVTG from the coding sequence ATGGCCTACCAGCCCGACCGCTTCGACGAGGTCCCCGAGTACACGGACCAGCGCGGCGCCCACCGCGCGTCCTTCGCCGCCCCCGCCGGCGCGGCCGCCGCCGCGGGCGGCGCCCGCCGCTTCAGCCCGCTCCTGCTGGTGGCCGGACTCGTCCTTCTCGCCGGCCTCTTCGTGGGCGTCGTGCTGCCCTGGCTCACGGGCGACCGCTCCGAGCCCGTCGCGGCCGAGTCCTCCGCCTCGTCCCCGGCCGCGGACCCCTCGACCTCGTCCGAGCCGGCTTCCCCGACCGAGGGCGCCGCCACGACCGAGCCCGCCTCCCCGTCGGAGGATGCGGCCGCCGCCGAGGCCTCCCGCTCCCAGGCCGCCGCGCAGTCCGCGGCGGAGCAGTCGGCCGCCGAGGCCGCCGCGGCCTCCTCCCGCGCCGCCGAGGAGGCGGCCGCCGCCGAGGCGTCGCGCTCGGCCGCCGCCGCGGCGGAGGCGTCGCGCTCGGCCGAGGCCGCGCAGGCCGCCGAGGCCTCCCGCTCGGCCGAGGCCGCGCAGGCCGCCGAGGCCTCCCGCTCGGCCGCCGCCGCCCAGGCCGCCGAGGCCTCCCGCTCGGCCGCCGCCGCGGCGGAGGCGTCCCGTTCCGCCGCCGCCGCCCAGGCCGCGGAGGCCTCCCGCTCGGCCGCCGCCGCGGCGGAGGCGTCCCGTTCCGCCGAGGCCGCCCAGGCCGCGGAGGCCTCTCGCTCGGCCGCGGCCCAGGCCGCCGCCGCCGCGCGGTCCACCAACGTCACGGTCTACAACGCCACCCGCACCACCGGCCTGGCCGCCTCCTACGCCCAGCGCCTGCGCTCCGCCGGCTTCACCTCCGTGTCCGCGCAGAACTGGGGCGGCTACGGCATCCAGTCCTCCACCGTGCTCTACAACGGCTCGGGCAACCAGGCGGCCGCCGAGGCCGTCGCCGCCGAGCTCGGCTTCCCGGTGCTGCAGACCCCCAACCTGCAGGTCAACGGCGTCGCCGTCGTCGTCACCGGCTGA
- the groL gene encoding chaperonin GroEL (60 kDa chaperone family; promotes refolding of misfolded polypeptides especially under stressful conditions; forms two stacked rings of heptamers to form a barrel-shaped 14mer; ends can be capped by GroES; misfolded proteins enter the barrel where they are refolded when GroES binds) — MAKTIAFDEEARRGLEKGLNTLADAVKVTLGPRGRNVVLEKKWGAPTITNDGVSIAKEIELEDPYEKIGAELVKEVAKKTDDVAGDGTTTATVLAQALVREGLRNVAAGADPLSLKRGIEKAVDAVTAELLSASREIETKEQIAATASISAADKQIGSLIAEALDKVGKEGVITVEESNTFGLELELTEGMRFDKGYISGYFVTDADRQEAVLEDPYILIVNSKISSVKDMVAILEKVMQSGKPLLIIAEDVEGEALATLVVNKIRGTFKSVAVKAPGFGDRRKAMLADIAILTGGQVISSEVGLSLENATLDLLGTARKVVITKDETTIVEGAGDAEQIAGRVAQIRAEIENTDSDYDREKLQERLAKLAGGVAVIKAGAATEVELKERKHRIEDAVRNAKAAVEEGIVAGGGVALIQAGAKAFGGLTLEGDEATGANIVKVAIEAPLKQIAFNAGLEPGVVADKVKTLQDGHGLNAATGEYEDLLAAGINDPVKVTRSALQNAASIAGLFLTTEAVVADKPEKAAAGAEGMDPMGGMGGMM, encoded by the coding sequence ATGGCCAAGACCATCGCATTCGACGAAGAGGCACGCCGCGGCCTGGAGAAGGGCCTGAACACCCTGGCCGACGCCGTGAAGGTGACCCTCGGCCCGCGCGGCCGCAACGTGGTGCTGGAGAAGAAGTGGGGCGCCCCCACCATCACCAACGACGGCGTCTCCATCGCCAAGGAGATCGAGCTCGAGGACCCGTACGAGAAGATCGGCGCGGAGCTCGTCAAGGAGGTCGCCAAGAAGACCGACGACGTCGCCGGCGACGGCACCACCACCGCCACCGTGCTGGCCCAGGCGCTCGTCCGCGAGGGCCTGCGCAACGTGGCCGCCGGTGCGGACCCGCTGTCCCTCAAGCGCGGCATCGAGAAGGCCGTGGACGCCGTCACCGCCGAGCTGCTCTCCGCCTCGCGCGAGATCGAGACCAAGGAGCAGATCGCGGCCACCGCCTCGATCTCCGCCGCCGACAAGCAGATCGGCTCCCTCATCGCCGAGGCCCTGGACAAGGTGGGCAAGGAGGGCGTCATCACCGTCGAGGAGTCCAACACCTTCGGCCTCGAGCTCGAGCTCACCGAGGGCATGCGCTTCGACAAGGGCTACATCTCCGGCTACTTCGTCACCGACGCGGACCGCCAGGAGGCCGTCCTCGAGGATCCCTACATCCTCATCGTCAACTCCAAGATCTCCTCCGTGAAGGACATGGTGGCGATCCTCGAGAAGGTCATGCAGTCGGGCAAGCCGCTGCTGATCATCGCCGAGGACGTCGAGGGTGAGGCCCTGGCCACCCTCGTGGTCAACAAGATCCGCGGCACCTTCAAGTCCGTGGCCGTGAAGGCCCCGGGCTTCGGTGACCGCCGCAAGGCCATGCTCGCCGACATCGCCATCCTCACCGGCGGCCAGGTCATCTCCTCCGAGGTCGGCCTGTCCCTCGAGAACGCCACCCTGGACCTGCTGGGCACCGCCCGCAAGGTGGTCATCACCAAGGACGAGACCACCATCGTCGAGGGCGCCGGCGACGCCGAGCAGATCGCCGGCCGCGTGGCCCAGATCCGCGCCGAGATCGAGAACACCGACTCGGACTACGACCGCGAGAAGCTGCAGGAGCGCCTCGCCAAGCTGGCCGGCGGCGTCGCCGTCATCAAGGCCGGCGCGGCCACCGAGGTGGAGCTCAAGGAGCGCAAGCACCGCATCGAGGACGCCGTGCGCAACGCCAAGGCGGCCGTGGAGGAGGGCATCGTCGCCGGCGGCGGCGTGGCCCTGATCCAGGCCGGCGCCAAGGCGTTCGGCGGCCTGACCCTCGAGGGCGACGAGGCCACCGGCGCGAACATCGTCAAGGTCGCCATCGAGGCCCCGCTCAAGCAGATCGCCTTCAACGCGGGCCTGGAGCCGGGCGTCGTGGCCGACAAGGTCAAGACCCTCCAGGACGGCCACGGCCTCAACGCCGCCACCGGCGAGTACGAGGACCTGCTGGCCGCCGGCATCAACGACCCGGTGAAGGTGACCCGCTCGGCCCTGCAGAACGCCGCGTCCATCGCGGGCCTGTTCCTGACCACCGAGGCCGTCGTCGCGGACAAGCCCGAGAAGGCCGCCGCCGGCGCCGAGGGCATGGACCCGATGGGCGGCATGGGCGGCATGATGTGA
- a CDS encoding DUF3263 domain-containing protein — translation MPTSAPEPRRDALTPQERAVLDLEAATWRHGGAKDHAVRERLGLSPTAYYQVLNGLLDREAALAYRPLLVARLLRKRGTRSRARRAPADPAPSTPASRQEN, via the coding sequence ATGCCGACCTCCGCCCCCGAACCCCGCCGGGACGCGCTGACGCCGCAGGAGCGCGCGGTGCTGGACCTCGAGGCCGCCACGTGGCGACACGGCGGCGCCAAGGACCACGCCGTCCGGGAGCGTCTCGGGCTCTCCCCGACCGCCTACTATCAGGTGTTGAACGGACTGCTGGACCGTGAGGCCGCCCTGGCCTACCGGCCCCTGCTCGTCGCCCGGCTGCTGCGCAAGCGCGGCACCCGCAGCAGGGCGCGCAGGGCCCCCGCGGACCCGGCCCCGTCCACGCCCGCTTCCCGCCAGGAGAACTGA
- a CDS encoding uracil-DNA glycosylase: protein MEFIAPLDPGWEAALAPQAAALEQVGAALTQRRAAGEQVLPAPEHILRVFRRPFEDVRVLVLGQDPYPTPGHPIGLSFAVDRHVRPLPRSLVNIHRELQDDLGIAPPAHGDLSAWADQGVMLLNRALTVRAGAPGSHRGLGWEQITEAAVRALCERGTPLVGLLWGADARRMAPLLTQAGAGVVESPHPSPLSAHRGFFGSRPFSRVNRLLEEAGAEPVDWRLPD, encoded by the coding sequence ATGGAGTTCATCGCACCCCTGGACCCCGGATGGGAGGCGGCGCTCGCCCCCCAGGCCGCCGCGCTCGAGCAGGTCGGCGCGGCCCTCACGCAGCGGCGGGCCGCCGGAGAGCAGGTGCTCCCGGCCCCCGAGCACATCCTGCGCGTGTTCCGCCGGCCCTTCGAGGACGTCCGGGTGCTCGTGCTCGGCCAGGACCCCTATCCCACGCCGGGCCACCCCATCGGCCTGAGCTTCGCCGTGGATCGCCACGTGCGCCCGCTCCCCCGCTCCCTGGTGAACATCCACCGCGAGCTGCAGGACGACCTCGGCATCGCCCCGCCCGCGCACGGGGACCTCTCGGCGTGGGCGGACCAGGGCGTCATGCTGCTCAACCGCGCACTGACGGTGCGGGCCGGCGCCCCCGGCAGCCATCGGGGCCTGGGCTGGGAGCAGATCACGGAGGCCGCGGTCCGTGCCCTCTGCGAGCGCGGCACCCCGCTGGTGGGCCTGCTGTGGGGCGCCGACGCGCGGCGCATGGCGCCGCTGCTCACCCAGGCGGGGGCCGGCGTCGTGGAGTCCCCGCATCCCTCCCCGCTGAGCGCGCACCGCGGGTTCTTCGGCTCGCGCCCGTTCAGCCGGGTGAACCGGCTGCTGGAGGAGGCCGGCGCGGAGCCGGTGGACTGGCGCCTGCCCGACTGA
- a CDS encoding threonine/serine exporter family protein codes for MEPEGTHEPERFDPRVAEPPAVPALIPVLRPASADHDTAPQDPAAAEDARPHPAEDAHPAAVAVEPAEPLPAVVRPAAAEPDPADAAPVARPEPAAPEEQLPEQAADAPLTEPPLSEQVPTSVLAPADADGALPAPDVLPEPDVTVPDPVVPVGPPEKRGRRRGRKAREVFVENLPTQALVLADRLHSSPYGRRMRSTLQQRREAETHALEARTTLDFALKLGETMFSFGAASLDVETSIIVVTQAYGILETEVDLTNQSISLNYAPDSSRGESPYTLQRVVRSSSVNFEGLVAVHRLVEEIADGRLDRAEAQRRLVEIRHQPKPFPAVFEILFAGVFVACFIPFIGGNWTGSLLGMISTWLVFWLKIQADRARFPEIFSTMFGAIVATVIALAAFALELPVNPAVVIAGGIMMLLPTARFVTAVQDAINGFPVTAAGRFLSALLVFTGVMAGIMVAVALGDLAGLEHLDLAEAGTLQHPPLLLLALVTAAGMSDAVVEQSRWPQILACGLVSGAGYGVFLAAQQLGIGDRLVPAAAATAVGFLGRLVAQRIAAPALVIVLPSMLFLLPGLMMFRSVYGFTVETGSTLLGLAGLFNAAVIVVAIAAGVAFGNTLAKPITDRMGTLLPTELVMHQRG; via the coding sequence ATGGAGCCGGAGGGCACCCACGAGCCGGAGCGGTTCGACCCGCGGGTCGCCGAGCCCCCCGCCGTCCCCGCCCTCATCCCGGTGCTGCGCCCCGCCTCGGCGGACCACGACACCGCGCCGCAGGACCCGGCGGCCGCCGAGGACGCCCGGCCGCACCCCGCCGAGGACGCCCACCCCGCCGCCGTCGCCGTGGAGCCCGCCGAGCCGCTCCCCGCCGTCGTCCGCCCCGCCGCCGCGGAGCCGGACCCGGCCGACGCCGCGCCCGTGGCGCGTCCGGAGCCGGCGGCGCCGGAGGAGCAGCTCCCCGAGCAGGCCGCGGACGCCCCGCTCACCGAGCCGCCCCTGTCCGAGCAGGTGCCCACCTCCGTGCTGGCCCCCGCGGACGCCGACGGCGCCCTGCCCGCCCCGGACGTGCTCCCCGAGCCGGACGTCACCGTCCCGGACCCCGTGGTGCCCGTGGGCCCGCCGGAGAAGCGCGGGCGCCGCCGCGGACGCAAGGCGCGCGAGGTGTTCGTCGAGAACCTGCCCACCCAGGCGCTCGTCCTGGCCGACCGCCTGCACTCCTCCCCGTACGGGCGCCGCATGCGCTCGACCCTGCAGCAGCGCCGCGAGGCCGAGACGCACGCCCTCGAGGCGCGCACCACCCTGGACTTCGCGCTCAAGCTGGGCGAGACCATGTTCAGCTTCGGTGCGGCCTCCCTGGACGTGGAGACCTCGATCATCGTGGTCACGCAGGCCTACGGGATCCTCGAGACCGAGGTGGACCTGACCAACCAGTCCATCTCGCTGAACTACGCGCCGGACTCCTCCCGCGGCGAGTCGCCGTACACGCTGCAGCGCGTGGTGCGCTCCTCCTCCGTGAACTTCGAGGGCCTCGTGGCCGTCCACCGGCTCGTGGAGGAGATCGCGGACGGCCGCCTGGACCGCGCCGAGGCCCAGCGCCGGCTCGTGGAGATCCGGCACCAGCCCAAGCCCTTCCCGGCCGTGTTCGAGATCCTCTTCGCCGGGGTGTTCGTGGCCTGCTTCATCCCGTTCATCGGCGGCAACTGGACCGGCTCGCTGCTCGGGATGATCTCCACCTGGCTCGTGTTCTGGCTCAAGATCCAGGCCGACCGCGCCCGGTTCCCCGAGATCTTCTCCACCATGTTCGGGGCGATCGTGGCCACGGTGATCGCGCTGGCCGCCTTCGCCCTGGAGCTGCCGGTCAACCCGGCGGTGGTGATCGCCGGCGGCATCATGATGCTGTTGCCCACGGCGCGGTTCGTCACCGCCGTGCAGGACGCCATCAACGGCTTCCCCGTCACGGCGGCCGGCCGCTTCCTCTCCGCCCTGCTCGTGTTCACGGGGGTGATGGCGGGGATCATGGTCGCGGTCGCCCTCGGCGACCTCGCGGGCCTGGAGCACCTGGACCTCGCCGAGGCGGGGACCCTGCAGCACCCGCCGCTGCTGCTGCTGGCCCTGGTGACGGCAGCCGGCATGTCCGACGCGGTGGTGGAGCAGTCCCGTTGGCCGCAGATCCTGGCGTGCGGGCTCGTCTCCGGCGCGGGCTACGGCGTGTTCCTGGCGGCGCAGCAGCTCGGCATCGGGGACCGGCTGGTCCCCGCCGCGGCGGCGACCGCGGTCGGGTTCCTCGGCCGCCTGGTGGCCCAGCGCATCGCCGCGCCCGCCCTGGTGATCGTGCTGCCGTCCATGCTGTTCCTGCTGCCGGGCCTGATGATGTTCCGCTCGGTCTACGGGTTCACCGTGGAGACCGGCTCCACGCTGCTCGGCCTGGCGGGCCTGTTCAACGCCGCGGTGATCGTGGTGGCGATCGCCGCCGGCGTCGCCTTCGGCAACACGCTCGCCAAGCCCATCACGGACCGCATGGGCACGCTGCTGCCCACCGAGCTCGTGATGCACCAGCGCGGCTGA
- a CDS encoding WXG100 family type VII secretion target yields the protein MSIVQIDVEDLRAKSGAVEGSIGRLQAEVGAMEAHLRQLQDTWRGQAAANFQGVLTEWRATQQRVEESLAGIRRAMDAAAQQYQDAEAANAAMFRH from the coding sequence ATGAGCATCGTGCAGATCGACGTCGAGGACCTGCGGGCCAAGAGCGGGGCCGTGGAGGGCTCCATCGGACGCCTCCAGGCCGAGGTGGGCGCCATGGAGGCGCACCTGCGCCAGCTGCAGGACACGTGGCGCGGCCAGGCGGCCGCCAACTTCCAGGGGGTGCTCACCGAGTGGCGGGCCACCCAGCAGCGCGTCGAGGAGTCGCTGGCCGGCATCCGCCGCGCCATGGACGCCGCCGCCCAGCAGTACCAGGACGCGGAGGCCGCGAACGCCGCCATGTTCCGCCACTGA